A single window of Oncorhynchus clarkii lewisi isolate Uvic-CL-2024 chromosome 10, UVic_Ocla_1.0, whole genome shotgun sequence DNA harbors:
- the LOC139419273 gene encoding C-type lectin domain family 4 member M-like: MDDYVNKEVVEIDKVIEGNQNGAMRRVTTETHPPVCISPAPDGSGRRLYGMVAVSFGVLCVLQVALNISLRLVCWNKFESCWYFVSSEIKTWSESRQDCVERGADLVIVNSREKQRFLFAFNKRAWIGLTDNETEGSWKWVDGTPQITR; the protein is encoded by the exons ATGGATGACTACGTCAACAAAGAGGTTGTTGAAATTGACAAGGTTATTGAAGGAAACCAGAATGGAGCAATGAGGAGAGTGACAACTGAGACACATCCCCCAG TGTGTATCTCCCCAGCACCTGACGGTTCAGGGAGAAGACTCTACGGGATGGTTGCTGTAAGCTTTGGGGTGCTGTGTGTTCTACAAGTCGCTCTCAACATCTCCCTGCGACTAGTCT GCTGGAACAAGTTTGAATCCTGTTGGTACTTCGTCTCTTCTGAGATTAAAACCTGGAGTGAGAGCAGACAGGACTgtgtggagagaggagcagacctggtgatcgtaaacagcagagagaaacag AGATTTCTCTTTGCCTTCAACAAGAGAGCCTGGATCGGTCTGACTGACAACGAGACTGAGGGGTCCTGGAAATGGGTAGACGGCACACCACAGATAACAAGGTGA